A genomic segment from Brucella pseudogrignonensis encodes:
- the flbT gene encoding flagellar biosynthesis repressor FlbT has protein sequence MTTNGKSAIRLSLRAGEKIYINGAVLKADRKVSLELLNDATFLLENHVLQPEETTSPLRQLYFAAQMILIEPALREQARNTFAQMLKGMFATFKDAEILNALKLVDELVHNGRVFDALKTIRTQYKREAELMGEKDLSVPAIQTEKPMATAQESKSVFGTRSA, from the coding sequence ATGACGACGAACGGCAAATCAGCGATCCGTCTTTCGCTGCGCGCAGGCGAAAAGATTTATATCAACGGCGCGGTTTTGAAAGCTGACCGCAAGGTTTCGCTGGAGCTTTTGAACGACGCGACATTCCTTCTGGAAAACCATGTTTTGCAGCCGGAAGAGACGACATCCCCGCTGCGCCAGCTCTATTTTGCGGCGCAGATGATCCTGATTGAGCCGGCTCTGAGGGAACAGGCGCGCAACACGTTTGCACAGATGCTGAAGGGCATGTTTGCGACGTTCAAGGATGCGGAAATCCTCAATGCGCTCAAGCTCGTTGATGAGCTGGTGCATAACGGGCGCGTCTTCGATGCACTGAAAACAATTCGCACGCAATATAAGCGTGAGGCAGAGCTGATGGGTGAAAAAGACCTGTCGGTGCCTGCCATACAAACAGAAAAGCCTATGGCAACGGCCCAAGAATCTAAGTCGGTTTTTGGAACCAGATCCGCGTAA
- a CDS encoding flagellar hook-associated family protein yields MKAQSISTYGAASALKVLVAKTKAELAKAQQESTTGTVFDVGLSLGSKSGQTISLRKEYDRLTVLTDMNKLVQQRMTTTQSATTTIIEKTQDFLGDLTGANSTIESAQTAAKTAKSLLDSVTGLLNTSYNGEYIFSGVNTDVKPIADYTEGSQAQNAVRQAFEDHFGFPMNDPQVANITGDQMKSFLEGDFAEQFNDANWDANWSNASDTVIKSRISPTETASTSISANADGFRKTIMSAVMVSEFATIGLSNSAFQALTSQAMQTTTQAITETTSEQTTLGLAQQRTNAATIRIGAQQKILNESVLDLESVDPYEAATRVNALMSQIETSYALTVQLQNMSLLNYLK; encoded by the coding sequence ATGAAAGCGCAATCTATTTCTACATATGGTGCAGCTTCAGCCCTCAAGGTTCTCGTCGCAAAGACGAAGGCCGAGCTTGCAAAGGCGCAGCAGGAGTCCACCACAGGTACGGTTTTCGATGTTGGTTTGTCGCTTGGTTCCAAGTCTGGACAGACCATATCGCTGCGCAAGGAATATGATCGCCTTACCGTTCTGACCGACATGAACAAGCTGGTGCAGCAGCGCATGACGACAACGCAGAGCGCAACGACAACTATTATCGAAAAAACGCAGGATTTTCTGGGTGATCTGACGGGCGCAAACAGCACTATTGAAAGTGCGCAGACTGCTGCGAAGACGGCAAAGTCGTTGTTGGATTCAGTCACGGGCCTGCTCAACACCAGTTATAACGGCGAATATATCTTCTCAGGCGTGAATACGGATGTGAAGCCGATTGCTGACTACACGGAAGGCAGCCAGGCACAGAATGCGGTTCGCCAGGCATTTGAAGATCATTTCGGTTTTCCCATGAATGATCCGCAGGTTGCCAATATCACTGGCGACCAGATGAAGTCCTTCCTCGAAGGTGATTTCGCCGAGCAGTTCAATGATGCCAACTGGGATGCCAATTGGTCGAATGCTTCCGATACGGTGATCAAGAGCCGTATTTCGCCGACTGAAACGGCTTCGACCTCCATTTCGGCAAATGCTGATGGTTTCCGCAAGACCATCATGTCTGCAGTGATGGTGTCCGAGTTCGCAACGATTGGTCTGAGTAATTCAGCGTTTCAGGCGCTGACAAGTCAGGCAATGCAGACCACAACTCAGGCAATTACCGAGACGACGTCTGAACAGACAACGCTGGGTCTGGCTCAGCAGCGCACCAATGCCGCGACAATCCGGATTGGCGCACAGCAGAAGATCCTCAATGAATCGGTTCTGGATCTTGAATCGGTCGATCCTTATGAGGCTGCAACACGCGTCAACGCACTGATGTCGCAGATTGAGACGTCATATGCACTAACGGTCCAATTGCAGAATATGAGTTTGCTTAATTATCTGAAGTAA
- the flhA gene encoding flagellar biosynthesis protein FlhA: MQQAAAKPLTKRGILTGSDMGLAAGIVIILTVLFLPVPAVVLDIGLAFSIAFSVLILMVSLWIQRPLDFSVFPTVLLIATMMRLSLNIATTRVILTHGDEGYLAAGHVIHGFSQFVMGGDFVIGLVVFAILIIVNFLVITKGATRIAEVGARFTLDAIPGKQMAIDADLSSGLIDEKQAQHRRRELEEESSFFGSMDGASKFVRGDAIAGLIITAVNIFGGIIIGVTRHGMDISEAADVFTKLSVGDGLVTQIPALIVSLAAGLLVSKGGTRGSADQAIFGQLGAYPKALLIAAFLLFVLGIMPGLPAFPFFLLGGAMAFVGIAVPRRQARQREAEEAEAQSKQRDAEEQERNSVKASLETTQIELCLGKQLSARLIASQQELAHRVAKMRKKFAQEYGFVIPEIKVTDDISLPPKSYRIKIHGTAVASHELRVGEILVVLGERPLPSIPGEEVREPAFGMRAYSVPETFASDLRRDGYMTVDNLSVLLTHLSEIVRNNLAQLLSYKDMRILLDRLGLEYRKLLEDICPANISYSGLQAVLKLLLAERVSIRNLHLILESIAEIAPLVRRPEMIVEHVRMRMAQQICGDLSDNGVLNVLRLGNRWDLVFHQSLKRDNKGEIVEFDIDPRQLEQFGTEATTAIRKHFDSGERFVLVSSPEARPYIRMIIERLFATLPVLSHVEIARGVEVKSLGAIS, from the coding sequence GTGCAGCAGGCAGCAGCTAAGCCATTGACAAAACGCGGAATTCTGACCGGTAGCGACATGGGTCTTGCTGCCGGTATCGTCATTATTCTGACAGTGCTTTTCCTGCCTGTTCCAGCGGTTGTTCTGGATATCGGCCTCGCTTTCTCGATTGCGTTCTCCGTCCTTATCCTCATGGTTTCGCTCTGGATTCAACGTCCGCTTGATTTCTCGGTCTTCCCGACAGTGCTGCTGATTGCGACCATGATGCGTCTATCGCTCAATATTGCGACGACGCGTGTGATTTTGACTCATGGTGACGAAGGATATTTAGCTGCAGGCCATGTTATTCATGGCTTTTCGCAGTTTGTGATGGGCGGTGATTTTGTCATCGGTCTTGTGGTTTTCGCGATCCTCATCATCGTCAACTTTCTCGTCATCACCAAGGGTGCGACGCGTATTGCGGAAGTGGGTGCCCGCTTCACGCTCGATGCTATCCCCGGCAAGCAGATGGCGATTGACGCTGATCTTTCGTCGGGTCTGATCGACGAAAAGCAAGCACAGCATCGCCGTCGTGAACTGGAAGAGGAAAGCTCGTTCTTCGGTTCGATGGACGGCGCGTCCAAGTTCGTGCGCGGTGATGCGATTGCTGGTTTGATCATTACCGCCGTCAATATTTTCGGCGGGATCATCATTGGCGTTACCCGCCATGGTATGGATATTTCGGAAGCTGCTGACGTCTTCACCAAGCTCTCGGTTGGTGACGGTCTGGTTACGCAGATTCCTGCGTTGATCGTTTCGCTCGCAGCGGGTCTTCTTGTGTCCAAAGGCGGGACGCGCGGTTCCGCTGATCAGGCAATCTTTGGTCAGCTCGGTGCTTATCCCAAGGCGCTTCTGATTGCTGCCTTCCTTCTGTTCGTTCTCGGTATCATGCCAGGCCTTCCGGCTTTCCCGTTCTTCCTGCTTGGTGGTGCGATGGCATTTGTCGGTATTGCCGTGCCACGCCGTCAGGCGCGTCAGCGCGAGGCGGAAGAGGCAGAAGCACAGTCGAAGCAGCGTGACGCAGAAGAGCAGGAGCGCAACTCGGTCAAGGCTTCGCTTGAGACCACACAGATCGAACTTTGCCTGGGCAAGCAGCTTTCCGCACGTCTCATCGCTTCGCAGCAGGAGCTGGCGCATCGCGTCGCCAAGATGCGCAAGAAGTTTGCTCAGGAATATGGTTTCGTCATTCCAGAGATCAAAGTTACTGACGATATTTCGCTGCCGCCAAAGAGCTATCGCATCAAAATTCACGGTACCGCCGTTGCGAGCCATGAATTGCGGGTTGGTGAAATTCTCGTGGTGCTGGGCGAGCGTCCATTGCCATCTATTCCGGGTGAAGAAGTACGTGAACCAGCTTTCGGTATGCGTGCTTATTCCGTGCCGGAGACTTTTGCTTCAGATCTTCGCCGCGACGGCTATATGACTGTCGACAACTTGTCGGTTCTGCTCACCCATCTCAGCGAAATCGTGCGCAACAATCTGGCGCAGCTTCTCTCCTACAAGGATATGCGTATTCTGCTGGACCGCCTTGGTCTGGAATATCGCAAGCTTCTGGAAGATATTTGCCCGGCCAATATTTCCTATTCGGGGCTGCAGGCAGTCTTGAAACTGCTGCTTGCGGAGCGAGTCTCGATCCGTAATCTGCATCTTATTCTTGAATCCATCGCCGAAATTGCGCCTCTGGTCCGCCGGCCTGAGATGATCGTCGAGCATGTTCGGATGCGGATGGCGCAGCAGATATGCGGCGATCTTTCAGACAATGGTGTTCTTAACGTGCTTCGTCTTGGCAATCGTTGGGACCTCGTGTTCCACCAGAGCCTCAAGCGCGACAATAAGGGCGAAATCGTCGAATTTGATATCGACCCGCGCCAGCTTGAGCAGTTCGGCACAGAAGCAACCACAGCGATCCGCAAACATTTCGATAGCGGCGAGCGTTTTGTCCTCGTTTCTTCGCCGGAAGCGCGCCCTTACATTCGCATGATTATCGAGCGGCTGTTTGCAACGCTTCCCGTGCTGTCGCATGTGGAGATTGCGCGTGGTGTCGAAGTGAAATCGCTCGGCGCGATTTCCTGA
- the fliQ gene encoding flagellar biosynthesis protein FliQ, translating to MNEADALDIVNSAIWTVLMASGPAVLAAMLAGIGIALFQALTQIQEMTLTFVPKIIVIFVVLAFTAPFVGAQINSFTLLAYSRIEKGF from the coding sequence GTGAACGAAGCTGATGCGCTCGATATCGTCAATTCGGCGATCTGGACCGTGCTTATGGCAAGCGGACCAGCCGTGCTTGCGGCGATGCTTGCAGGTATCGGCATTGCGCTTTTTCAGGCTTTGACCCAGATTCAGGAAATGACGCTGACTTTCGTGCCGAAGATCATCGTTATTTTCGTGGTGCTTGCCTTCACCGCGCCATTTGTTGGTGCGCAGATCAACTCTTTCACGCTGCTTGCCTATTCGCGCATCGAAAAGGGTTTCTAG
- the flgD gene encoding flagellar hook assembly protein FlgD, with product MTTTSTVGTNNTTNNTANSSSSSSSAAAKASVDYNSFLKLLVTQMQNQDPTQPMDATQYVSQLATFSNVEQAVQMNSKLETLIANSSLSQAEGWIGRTLTSADGTVTGVVKSVTIQSSGMLAELEDGKTMLIGQGVKIS from the coding sequence ATGACGACAACATCGACAGTCGGCACCAACAATACGACCAACAACACGGCAAATTCGTCATCAAGCAGCAGTTCTGCTGCCGCAAAGGCGAGTGTGGATTACAATTCCTTTCTGAAACTTCTCGTCACTCAGATGCAGAATCAGGACCCCACACAGCCGATGGATGCGACGCAATATGTCTCGCAGCTTGCGACATTCTCCAATGTCGAACAGGCGGTGCAGATGAACAGCAAGCTCGAAACACTGATCGCCAATTCCTCGCTTTCGCAGGCTGAAGGCTGGATTGGCCGCACGCTGACCAGTGCTGACGGTACAGTTACGGGTGTGGTCAAGTCTGTCACGATTCAGTCGTCGGGGATGCTTGCTGAACTCGAAGACGGCAAGACGATGCTGATCGGTCAGGGCGTCAAGATCAGTTAA
- the flgK gene encoding flagellar hook-associated protein FlgK: MSLSSALLTAKSSLAATSKQTSVVSRNIAGVNDPDYSRRTASLAAGSYGSLYVNISRSADEALFNRFIQSSSTASSSSILAGGLDRLSSLYSADNFSGSPSALVGDLRDSLEIFAASPSNSALGDSVVSTAQSLANALNAGSKQIQSLRTDADNEIADSVANIDDVLSKFEKVNQQIVSGTRAGNDVSDFLDQRDSLLKQLSGELGITTMVRGDNDMVIFAENGVTLFETTARKISFESSGGLAAGVAGNAVLVDGVPLTHDTFDQPYGTGRLSGLLQLRDQLAPQYQMQLDEIARGLVSMFAEADQTGAGPKLTGLFGWSGSPTVPGAGVAAGLAGTINVSSAFVATEGGSSLLLRDGGANGANYNYNSTGASGFSDRLRALNEAFSEPLTFASSAGLSSNASLIDYGASSISWLEGKRKTANANFYYNQTLATQADQALSNANGVDINTEMALLLDLEHSYQASSRVLTTVNAMLDELLRAV; the protein is encoded by the coding sequence ATGTCGCTTAGTTCTGCTCTTCTGACGGCCAAAAGTTCGCTTGCGGCAACGTCCAAGCAGACGTCAGTCGTCTCTCGCAATATTGCGGGGGTCAATGATCCTGATTACTCGCGCCGTACTGCGTCGCTCGCTGCGGGGTCGTATGGTTCGCTTTATGTCAATATAAGCCGATCCGCTGACGAAGCCTTATTCAACCGCTTTATCCAGTCGAGCAGCACGGCATCGTCGTCGTCTATTCTTGCAGGCGGACTTGACCGCCTTTCATCGCTTTATTCGGCAGATAATTTCTCAGGTTCGCCTTCGGCGTTGGTCGGCGATCTTCGAGATTCGCTCGAGATTTTTGCCGCCTCACCATCCAATTCGGCCCTTGGTGATAGCGTTGTTTCGACGGCGCAGTCGCTGGCCAATGCATTGAACGCAGGCTCGAAGCAGATCCAGTCTCTGCGTACCGATGCAGATAATGAAATCGCGGACTCCGTTGCCAATATCGACGACGTGTTGTCGAAGTTCGAGAAGGTCAACCAGCAGATCGTCAGCGGCACACGCGCTGGCAACGATGTGTCTGATTTTCTTGATCAGCGCGATTCACTGCTGAAGCAGCTTTCCGGCGAACTGGGAATCACAACCATGGTTCGCGGCGATAATGACATGGTCATTTTTGCGGAAAATGGTGTGACGCTGTTTGAAACCACAGCGCGCAAGATCAGCTTCGAATCTTCCGGCGGTCTGGCGGCTGGTGTTGCTGGCAATGCGGTTCTCGTCGATGGTGTCCCGCTTACGCATGATACATTCGATCAACCTTATGGCACAGGCCGTCTGAGCGGACTTCTGCAGCTGCGCGATCAGCTTGCGCCGCAATATCAGATGCAGCTCGACGAGATTGCTCGCGGCCTGGTGTCGATGTTTGCAGAAGCCGACCAGACTGGTGCAGGTCCAAAACTAACAGGCCTTTTCGGCTGGTCAGGTTCGCCTACCGTTCCAGGTGCGGGTGTGGCAGCTGGCCTCGCAGGCACCATCAATGTGTCATCTGCGTTTGTTGCAACCGAAGGCGGCAGCTCGCTGCTGCTGCGTGACGGCGGTGCAAACGGCGCGAATTACAACTATAATTCAACCGGCGCCAGCGGCTTTAGCGATCGTCTGCGCGCGTTGAATGAGGCGTTCTCCGAGCCGCTGACTTTCGCTTCTTCAGCAGGTCTCAGCTCAAATGCGAGCCTGATTGATTACGGTGCATCGTCCATCAGCTGGCTTGAAGGCAAGCGCAAGACTGCGAATGCCAATTTCTATTACAATCAGACTTTAGCAACGCAGGCGGATCAGGCTCTGTCCAATGCCAACGGTGTCGATATCAACACCGAGATGGCACTGCTTCTCGATCTGGAACATTCCTATCAGGCATCAAGCCGGGTACTGACGACGGTCAACGCCATGCTTGACGAACTTCTCAGAGCGGTGTGA
- the flaF gene encoding flagellar biosynthesis regulator FlaF yields MYQLRYEDVMNDDMASAKERERMLFDRSIEMLAAAKAHGAGSREGIDASYFTTKLWTTIIEDLGSEENVLPKELKAAIISVGIFILKEIEQIRQGESTDYDTLIEITQSIRDGL; encoded by the coding sequence ATGTATCAGCTGCGCTATGAAGACGTCATGAATGATGATATGGCGAGCGCCAAGGAACGCGAGCGGATGCTCTTTGATCGCTCGATTGAAATGCTCGCCGCCGCGAAAGCCCATGGTGCCGGATCGCGCGAAGGCATTGACGCTTCCTATTTCACAACCAAGCTGTGGACGACAATCATTGAAGATCTTGGTTCGGAAGAGAATGTGCTTCCAAAAGAACTGAAAGCCGCAATCATTTCGGTTGGAATCTTCATTCTCAAAGAGATCGAGCAAATTCGGCAGGGTGAAAGCACCGATTACGACACGCTGATCGAGATTACTCAATCTATCCGTGACGGTCTGTGA